The Lathyrus oleraceus cultivar Zhongwan6 chromosome 5, CAAS_Psat_ZW6_1.0, whole genome shotgun sequence genome includes the window taaaatcaaacGATAATTACATCTTTTCAAATGAATAAAAACACATTTGATTCAATGTCAAGTGTTCTCTAAATTAAATCAAACCAATTGAAACGCGAgtgcttgatccaatgtcaagtatCTCTTCCTCAATTCCATATCTTATCTTTATCCTTATCTCAAACATTCCATTCCTATCTTATTCTATCCTTGATCCATTCTCATTCgtcaaaccattttcataataaaaccTGGATGAAAAGTGGGGTGTACATACTTGTGCACAACActcaagtacttgggttgtcgaCCGTACCTAGCTTGAGGGCTCGATGCTTGACTTCTgtttaaaatacttaataaataaaCGTGAGTCTAAATCATTGTTCTAAGATGGAAATAGTGGTTAGGATGAAGTTTTCCTCTCAACTCACGAGTACTCTGATTGTCGGTTGTACTTAGTCGATGGTTAGACACTCGACTTCCTCTAAGTAATAATGGTTAAACTCATAAAacaaatttcataatcataattAACTCCAAGAGATTCTTCTGCCTTAGAGCACTCTCTTTGTCTCTTATGATCCTTTGTCCAATACTTGCAATATGACTTCCCAATTTCTTAACAGTGTTGCATTATCCTTCTTGGAACCAAATACCATAACCCCTTCGGAGTCCACATATACCCTTTCTTTATTGTTTGTCTTATTTGACTTTGTGCTTAGACAAACCCCTATTCTTTCTTGTTTGTCTTATCAAACCCTGCGCTTAGATAAACCCTTTTTCTTTCTTGTTTGTCTTGTCAGAACTTGTGCTTAGACAAACCTTTCTCTATCTTATTTTTCTTATCAGACATTGTGCTTAGAGAAAACCATTTTCTTTCTTGTTTGTCATTCCAGATCTAGTTGCATAGAGAAATATCATTTTTCTCTCTTTGTTTTCGTAatgggttgaactacgaaagctctgactttctcattgcatagtgagaatatgtaggcacgaggattcagattctctgtgagctaccttatttatttcTACCTTGTTATTATTTCTCCATTCAccaatcaataccatctttttgagatcaaatacATTTTTCCTTGGATTATGTGcatatccttttaggacgatatagcggaagttcaccttgtgaaccaagagatgtttgttCTACGAAACCAAACactttattccttcttttttggctaagacGCATGTTTACTCTTCGGTTCAAAGTCTATTCCTTCATGGATTCAAGATACCAATATCTTCTTTGATTTCAAATTGTTTATTCCCTACATTGATATACTATTCCCTGTACTAAACAATACTACAACCAATCCTTGAAGTGAAAttgtgtttgtcttgtgagtccccaTTTCTTAGGAAAAATCCTATTTGTTTCTACCGTTGTTTGTTGGTACAAGCTTCCATTGCAGTTAACTCTTGAAGttgtgtttgtcttgtgagtcctCATTGCTTAGGAAAACCCCTTTTTGTTTCCACCGTTGTCTGTTGGTACAAGCTTCCATTGCAGTTAACCCTTGAAGTTGTGTTTATCTTGTGAGTCCCCGTTGCTTAGGCAAACACCTCTTTGTTTCCACCATTCTGTTGGTAAAAGTTATATTTTTCATCACTCAAATATCTCCCTCTCTTTTTTTCGTGGTTCCgcgaactacgaatgctctgactttctcattgcacgatgaaAATACGTAGGTTCAAGGATGCGAATCCTTGGAAAGCACATTCCTAATTATTCCTTCCACCATAGGGTTCCATTCATATATTTCATGAACCATTATCTACCTTCAATCATTTAATCATTCACCTTAATGACGTATCGTCTTTCTTTAAAACCAAATAcaattttctttggaattccatacatacccttttaggacgatatagcgaCAGTCTgcatttgtacctagagttgtttgtCTCGTACACAAACatatttttccttcttttttggcCAACATGTCTTCTTCCCTCTATGGTACACATTTCATTCCCTatatggattccaatacaccCTTACCTTTGGTTTCAAATTATACCCCTCGGTTACTTTTACCAAAACCCTCTTTTCTTTGACTTTGGTGACATTTCTCTATCACTCCATTCATATTCATGGACCATTAATCACTACATACATTCAAAACcttctaccttcattcacttcatgtgatacACTATTATCTTTGAACCAAATAAGTtatctctttgagctccatcttgtgtATGTTTatgaaccaagagatgtttgtgCTACAAAATCAAACACTTAATTATCCTTGTTTTCGGCCATACCATATAGTGACACCACGCCTTAGGCCACCCACATGTGGTTCATGCtagttttactcttgggttcagatTTCACCCCTTTTTGGAGTCAAGCAATACAATCCTTTGGTTCAGGCCATACCTTTATCActcttcttttcacctcccaccattagctccacgaactacggagctctgaattccttattgcactataaggatacgtaggcatgagggccctaatcctcaccgagcactttattTATTCTCTCTTTTTCCCTTATTCTTTCACGATTAACCTTAGATACAACATCCATTCAAGCAAAaaacaatcaaaacggttcctgttgagtacaacagatgttaggcgtgctaatactttccccttgcataaccgacttccttacccaattATCTAttttccccgggttttatcgatgttttccatttccttcgggaataaataaagttcgatggtgactctgttgtatgtttgAGCATTCGATGCATTCgagtatatttccgctagcttcaataccaggcatgaagagcaattttctcagcatagggcagttagtcgaaaagaactacaaggtgtcgatcgaagacaagataATGAGAGctctcgactcaaatggaaggttgatcttgaaggctccaatgtctcagaatagaaccttcaatATGGAGCTTAATGTGATTTAGCATAAGCGCCCTGCAACAGCAGCCAAtagagatgaatggatatggcattatagacttggtcatcttaatttcaaagacatcagagatttgaagagaataaatatggtttcaggattacaagaaatcaacattccaaacgaaatgtgtgcaggcgaagcagcacaagaacaacttcagtaagaatgtaggaagcaggtcgaaggcaattcttgaaggCATATACTCTAGTGTATgtggtcctatccaggtggattcgattggaggtaacaaatactttgttacattgatagatgatttcagtcgaaaattATGGGCTTACCTGATaaagaagaaaagtgaagtgatcaagATATTTTTCAAGTTTAAATatatggtcgaaagacaaagcgGTCGAAAGCTCAAGATTATGAGGATTAATGGTGGTGcagaatatgtgtcgaaagacttcgatgcattatgtgtgaaagaaggggttgtgcatgaggtggtgccaccctacactccactgcaaaatggagtcgcagaaaggaagaatagaaccatcatgaatatggtgagaagcatgttaaaaggcaagcatctacccaaagaattatggagagaagttgtgtcgactgcaaTATATATCCTGAAAAGATGTtcgacgaagaagctagaaggaatcatgccataagaatgttggtctggtgtcaagcctagcttgagtcatttgaaggtgttaggatctatagcacatagacatgtgctAGATCATTTGGGgagaaaacttgatgacaagtcgaatcagatgatcatgataggatatcattcgattggacgatacaagttgttcgacccagtgaacaagcaagtggtgatcaacaggaaaatgatcatagatgagcttaaggaatgggatttGACTGGgaatgttaagaaggattcaATGAGATTCTTATGTGATGAACCATCTAGTGAAGTCAAAAGAAAAGTTTgacaagaagtcagaggtgaagcaggagcaagcagacctcaaagaacaagatacatgcctgcaaggttgcaagaatgtgtgattacatcagatgatgtggtcaatgaagaaggtgagatggtacactatgctttctacaCAAATGTCGAACTAGTCAATGCAGTTGAGGCATTGAGAGATTCGAAGTGGGTGAAAGCATTGAAAGAAGAATTGAAGTCAATCGAAGTTAACAACACTTGatcacttgtcgaatttccccaagacaagaaggcaattaatgtgaagtgggtatacaaggtgaagttgaatcccaaaggagaagtgacttgacacaaggcgagacttgtggcaaaaggatttcttcagaaagaaggattcgacttcgacgaagtttttgcacctgttgctaggatcgaaacaatcaggttgaTTATTGGTCTAGCAAACGTGAACAACtggcagatgtgtcagatggatgtgaaatgtgcattccttaatagccccttagaagaagaagtttatgttgcacaaccagctgggtttgtgaaacaaggcgaagaaagaaatGTGTACAGGCTGTATAAATTCCTGTACAGACCTAAACAAGCcccaagagcttggaataagaagatagatggttttctaagggagaaggaatttgtgaagtgcaaaACTGAACATAGAGTATATATAAGAAGAAGCgagagtgaattgcttatactatgtctctatgtcgatgactagttgataacaggtagctgcaagaaggagatcgaagacttcaaaggtgatctcaacaaggaattcaaaatgtcagatctgtgtgacatttcatatttccttggaatctaattctacaagagtggtaaAGGTTTAATGATGtatcaaagaaggtatgcaggcgaaatactaaagagatttgagatgcaagattgcaacccaacttcgactccagctgagcccagattacaattgacgaaagattcagatgaagatgatgtcgacccaacccaatatagaagacttattgggtcacttcgatgcctttgtcacacaaggcctgacttagcatacaatgtaggtataatgagtagattcatgcagaagccaaatgtatcacatctagcagcggcgaagaggatattaaagtatctgaaaggaactctcgactatgacattttatttcctgcagttgatgaaggaaaagaatgcaaactagtggaatacaccgactcaagttggtgtagtgatgttgaggatcgaaaatTCATAGTcggctatgtgtttatgctaggtggtgcatCAGTTGTTTGAAGTTCGAGAAAGGAACCAGTAGTTGCATTATCgtcgtgcgaagcagaatacatagttgcttccctttgtgcatgtcaagTAACGGGGATGGTGCATCTagtcgaagagataacaacgaagagtcatgaagcaattaccatgaagatcgacaacatgtcagctatcaatctgaCGAAGAATCAAATAGCACATGGTTGAAGTAAGCACATggaaatgaggttccattatcttcgagagcaggtagcagatgaGAAGATGAATTTAAAACACtacagaactgagaatcaaattgcagacatcatgacgagGGGAGTGCATGCCGAAATATTCAGAAGACTAAGAACTATGATAAATATAGGtaacttagacacaatgaattaggtggcatgttgaattgtaattgtgtcgaagcaggttgctcgacatAACAAGGATGTGTCGAATAGCCTAGTGTATCGAAATGTCGAAACATGTTATTTTACACAAGATTTCGAATTAGCCCTATTTTAATAGTGTTAACTATTTTAGACTTTTATAATTTTGGATTTTGCCTTACTAGAGATTAACCCTtattctaaaaaaaaaaaactcataaTATTTTATTCACAGAATTTCTTTCTTGATACCATTCTACTTACAAAAGTGGAGCTTAAGAATTAGTGGACAGCATTAATTTTCATATAACATAAATACAAACTATAAGTTTGATAGTATATTATAATTACAAATTATGCCAAACAAATGATAAATCATATCATACGAGTACTGCATTCAACTAATTTCCCCCTATGCATTGTATAGATACTCCAACTATAAAACATTATTTCAGAAACAAAATTTACTTGTACAAAAAACAGAAAACAGATCCAGGACATAGATATCATTTTTCAGGAACAATCTTGAAAGCTCTGGTCTTATCTATCCAATTTATCAGAGAATTCTTAGTATTTCTGAATCCAACAAACCCATGTTCTTTAGCCTGGTTCATGCTATCCACAACCCCTTCGCCTCCAAACATAATATCCACAAACCACCACTCCCCAATTTCTTCCAATTTCGTTGGTTGCAACTGCTTCTCACTCACAATCTCATCCCAAACAGGACCCTTATCCTTCATCAATTCCGACAACCTCAAACGAGAACCGTTTTCTTCGTAACCATACTCCTCAATCCCAAACTGTTCCGCCAAAACCTTCCATAACTGCTTCCACCTGAAAACATCACCATTGCTGCAGTTAAAAGCTTCGTTCTTAGCATAAGGATCCACCGCAGCCCAAATATGTTGCTCAGCAATCAAATCAGCATCAGAAGCCACAGAATAAGACTCCCAAGCTTCCTTTGTACCAGGAAATCTCAAAGGAACACCTTCATGCTTGCAAATTGCAGCGTAAACACAAAGTGAACCAACAAGGTTCATCAAACTATAAGGTGAAAATCCAAATATAACCTGAGGTCTATGAACAGACCAACTCAAACCCTCTTTCTTACGAGTTTCTTCAAACAAGATATCTTCTTGAGTGTAATAAAAATTCGGTGCATCCAAACGCGGTAGATCCTCCGTAAACGGCGGCTCGTGGCTTTTAATCTTGCCGAACAGTTCGAACGGCCCTACATAGTGCTTACCGCCAGTCTGAAGGGAGACATGGCGGAGATTCGGAGCGTTTGGGATAACGGCACGGAGGACGTTCCGTAACATGGCGCCGTTAACTTTGCAGTTTTCAGCTTCCGTGGGACGGCTTGTCCAACTGACGTAGAAGATGTGAGTAACGTCGGTGAGAACGGAGAGTTTGGTTTGGGTGTCGTTTGGATCGGTGATGTCACATTGGATGTATTCGATTCGGTGATCGGCGTTCCAGGAAGGACGAGGACGCCGCGCAACGCCGTAGACTTTCCATCGACCGCCTGGTGTGTCGGGTAGAGGTAGGATTTCGGCGAGGCTGTTACCGACGATGCCTGTGACGCCGATTACCAGAGCCACGCTATCGGAGGTTCGCGGCGGTTCATCTTCATCGAATTTTTTCTACAAAGAAAGGAAATTGATTATTAATGAATTAATAATTGTATGGAAATGATTGGGAGATGGTTTACCTTAGCAGCGCCAATAGCTCCGGACCACCACCAGCTCATAGTTTAGATTCAGAAACCGTAAGCACAGAGGAAAATATTGGTAAAGTTGATAAGAGTTCCTACGGAA containing:
- the LOC127088050 gene encoding (S)-8-oxocitronellyl enol synthase CYC2, producing MSWWWSGAIGAAKKKFDEDEPPRTSDSVALVIGVTGIVGNSLAEILPLPDTPGGRWKVYGVARRPRPSWNADHRIEYIQCDITDPNDTQTKLSVLTDVTHIFYVSWTSRPTEAENCKVNGAMLRNVLRAVIPNAPNLRHVSLQTGGKHYVGPFELFGKIKSHEPPFTEDLPRLDAPNFYYTQEDILFEETRKKEGLSWSVHRPQVIFGFSPYSLMNLVGSLCVYAAICKHEGVPLRFPGTKEAWESYSVASDADLIAEQHIWAAVDPYAKNEAFNCSNGDVFRWKQLWKVLAEQFGIEEYGYEENGSRLRLSELMKDKGPVWDEIVSEKQLQPTKLEEIGEWWFVDIMFGGEGVVDSMNQAKEHGFVGFRNTKNSLINWIDKTRAFKIVPEK